The sequence below is a genomic window from Hyalangium ruber.
AATGCCCCGCCGCGTCAGCTCGAGCTGCAGCTCCATGGAGTGGCTGTGTGCCCGGTAGAGCACCGCCATCTCCTCCAGTGGCAGCCCCTCGTCCCGCAGCTCCAGCACCCGCTGGGCGACGAAGGCCGCCTGCTCGTCCACGTCCTTGGTCGGTACCACCACCGGCGGCGGACCGCTGGGCCGCTCGGCGCTGAGCTCCTTGGGGAACTGGCGCAGGTTGAGGGCGATCGAGGCGTTGGCCAGCTCGAGGATCTCGGGCGTGGAGCGGTAGTTGCGCGTCAGCGGGTACACCCCGCAGCCCGGGTAGCGCTGGGGAAAGTCGATGATGTTGGTGAAGTCCGCGCCCCGGAAGCTGTAGATGGACTGGCAGTCGTCTCCCACCACCGTCAGGTTCTTTCGCTCCCCGGCCAGCAGATCCACCAGGTCTCCCTGGAGCCGGTTGGTGTCCTGGTACTCGTCCACCAACACGCACTGGAAGCGCTCGACGAGCTGCGCTCGCACCGCGGGGTGCTCGGCCAGCAGCCGCTTGAGGTGCAGCAGCAGATCGTCGAAGTCCATCAGGTTCATCTGCTGCTTGCGCTGCTGGAAGCGCACCGCCGTCGCCAGCACCTCCTCCGCCAGCGGCAGGAACTGCGGCCGGTCGTCCACCATCACCTGTGAGAGCGAGCGCTGGAGGTTGATGGCCGTGGAGACCATGTCCAGCACCACCTCCGCCCGGGGGAAGCGCTTCTCGCGCGACACCTTCCGCTCGGCGATGCACGAGGCCATCAGATCGCTGGCGTCCTCCCGGTCCAGCACCGTGAAGGACTGCGAGAAGCCCAGGTTCTGGGCGTACTGCCGCAGCAGCACGTGCCCCGCGTGGTGGAAGGTGCCGCCCAGGATGCGCCGCACGTCCACGAAGCCTCCGGCCAGTTCCTCCACCCGCCGCGTCATCTCCCGCGCGGCCTTGTTGGTGAAGGTGAGCAGGAGGATTCCTTCCGGCGGAATCCCCCGCTCCAGCAGCCGCGCCACCCGGAACGTCAGCGTGCGCGTCTTGCCCGAGCCCGCTCCCGCGATGACCAGCGCCGGCCCGTCCCCCGCCTCCACCGCTCGAAGCTGCTCCTCGTTGAGGAGCGCCGCGTAATCGATCCGCAGCGCGGGCTTCGCGCCGGAGGCGACCTTGAGCGTGTAGGTGCGCGTGGCCATGGGGCTCGGACTCTAACCGTCGCCCCTCGACGGGGCAGGGAAAATCCGTTCAGTCCCCGCGCGACGAGAGCGCCGAGAGGCGAGAGGCCGCCACCGCGCGCACTTCCGGAGACGGATCCCGATCCCTCGCCAGCTCCAGGAGCACCGGGGCGAGCTTCGGCAGCTTCGCGCCCACGGCCTCCAGCGCCGCCGTACGCTCCTTCACCGCGCTGCCCAGGCGCTCGCTCACCTGGCGATCCCGGCACAGGCGGGCGTCCGGGTTGCGCTCGCGCAGCAGCAGCTCCGCGTCCGCCAGCCGCGCCTCCGAGAGCTTCACCGCGTCCGTCACCGTCCGCTCGAAGCTGTTCAGATCCTCGGGGAACTCCGTCGTGTCCTTGCGCACCCGGGCAATCACGTCCGCGGCGAAGCGCGCGTTCTCCGACGCCGCGCAGAGCTGCCGGGCCGAGGCCAGCGGCACTCCGCCTTCGGTGGACACCACCTCCTCGCGCGCCACCTCCAGCGACCAGAGCGCCAGCTGCCGCGCCGCCACCGCCGCCGAGAAGGGCTGCCGCCGCTCCTGGCGGATCTGCACCCAACGGCGCAGCACCACCGGATCCGGGTTCCCCGTGTCGAAGGCCCGCTGGTACTCCGTGGCCGCCAGCTCCAACTGCCCGCTCAGGTCCAGCAGCGCCGCGATCGCCAGGTACACCTCCGCGCTGCCCGCCCGCTCACGCATGCTCTCCAGCCGCGCCGTCACCTCGTACTCGGCCACCGAACGCGGCAGGCCCCGGAGCACGCTCTGGAGGCTCTCCAGCGCCCGCAGGCGGATCAGCGGGTTGCGCGCCGTGCGGAAGGCGTTGAGCAGCGGATCCAAGGCGCGCACCGAGACGTGCTGCCCCAGCTCCTCCGCCGCCTGCCAGCGATCCAGCGGATCCGGTGCTCCCAGCGCGCGCTGAAGATCCTCGAGCGCTCTCAGGTAGTGCCCCACGTGCGCAGCCTGGACCAGCGGCTCGCGGTTCGCGAGCGCCTCCCGCGCGCTCCGGGCCCGGCTCAGGCGCTCCGGGAAGTCCTTGAGCTGAGGGCCCAGCGGGTGCGTCTTCACCCGCGCCTCGGCCTCCTCCAGCAGCCCCGAGACGAGCAGGCCCTCCACCTCTAGATCCAGCAGCCGGACCTTGGCCTCCTCGCGGTGGCGCCCCGCCGGGAAGTCCCGCAGGTACCCGAAGAGCTTCGCCGCCCCCGAGGCTTTCGCCTGGGTGAAGGCTTGATCGTCCAGCTTCGACTCCACCTCCTGCCGCCGTGGATCATCCCCCGCCTCGCGCAGGAAGGCCGACAGCTGCTTCGGATCCTCGGAGACAGCCAGCTCCTTCTGCTCCGCCTCCGCCAGCAGCCGCTTCGCCTCGTCGCGCTGCGCCCCTTCCGGGTGATCCGCCAGGAACTGGCGCCACGCCGCCGCCGTGCCCGCCTCCTTCGCCGCGTTGAAACGCAAACCCTCCAAGAGCGAGCGCGCCGCGCGCTCATGCGCCGACTCCGGGTGCTCCTCCAGGAAACGCTTGTAGGCCAGCACCGTGTGCAGCTTCTTCGCCCGCGCGAACTCCAGCTCCTCGATGCGCGCCTCGGCCGCCTCGGCCAGATCGTCCTTCGGGTGCTCTCGCAGGAAGTCGCGGTACGCCTCCACCGTGTCCGCATCCCTCGCGCGCTGGAACGCGCCGGACGCGCAACCGGTGAGGAAAAGGAGCACCGCGAGCGAAAGGGGCCTGGCCATCACCCCACCATTATCCCACCTGTCCGGAAACGGAAAAACCGAGCCTCCACGCACGGTTGCTTGGGTAGGTTTTTTGACGACACCGCCTCCTGACCGGACCATGGGCCCGTGGACTCACAGGGAGGTTGCATGAGGTACATCGCGCTACTGGCTGGGATGGTGTGGATGACGGGGTGCGCCACCGGAGCTCCGCCGCCCATGGGCGGGAGGATGGCCTTCGAGGCCATGCGCTACCGCCCCGCCACCCCCTCCGCCATGCCGCGCGACATTCCCCCCGAGCGCGAGGAGCCCGCGGTCGCGGTCGTTCAGACGCCTCCGGCTCCGGCTCCCGCTCCGGCCGAGGCTCGCCCCGTCGTGGCGAAGCGAGAGGAGTCCGCCGCCCCTGCCCCCACCCCCGCCACGTCTCGCGCCCAGCGCCCCGAGCCGAAGAAGCGCGCTCAGCCCGCTCCGCGTCCGGTCGTGTCTCGCGATGCGCGGGAGACGGTGCTCGCCACCGCGCGCGGACTGGTGGGGAAGACCCAGGTGAAGGCCGCGGGCCGCACCTTTCCTTCCGACTGCACCGGGCTCGTCGAGGCCGCCTATGCGCAGGCGGGCATCTCGCTGCGCGGCGGCGCGAAGCCGGGAGACAACGGCGTCACCGCGCTCTACCGCTACGCCCAGGCCCACGGCCGCGTGTACACCGGCGGCCGGCCCTCGGCGGGAGATCTCGTCTTCTTCCGGGAGACCTACGACCAGAACCGCGACGGCCGGCGCAACGACGGGCTCACCCACGTGGGAATCGTGGACCAGGTGGCCGCCGACGGCACCGTCACCGTCATCCACCGCGTGAGTCGCGGCGTGATGCGCTACCGGATGAACCTCTCGAAGCCCCGGGTCGCCAAGGATCCGCGCTCCGGGCAGGTGATCAACGACACACTGCGGGCCCCGGGGCCCGGGAGGACTTTCGCCCTCACCGGGCAGCTCTTCGCGGCCTATGCCACCGTGCTGCCCACCCCCAAGGCAGCGCCGGTGGCCGTGGCCCGCCGGTAGTCCTTCGCGCCCGCTACGCGGCGGGGCGCGCGGTGCGATCCCAGGCCGCCTTCTGCGCGTTGCGCAGGAAGCGCCAGAAGCCCACCACGATCGCCAGGTTCATCGTCACGAAGTAGTAGGCCACCGAGGCGATCCGCTTCCCCGTCCCCTTCAGCACCCCGGCCTTCCCCAGGTACGCCAGCGCGTAGAACATCGCCTGGGAGAAGAGCGTCAGCCGGTAGAACACGCTGTCCAGCAGGAACAGGTTGGCCAGCAGCGCCACCGCCATCAGCGCCGGCGCGCACCAGCGCAACAGCTTGTGCGACCAGAAGGCGAACGCCGGGAAGCCCGCCGTCGGCAGCAGCAGCCCCGGCACCATCTTCAGGCTCTGGAAGTTGCCCGCCGCGATGCGCGCCCGACGGCCGAACTCCTTGCCGTAGTCCTCCGTCGTCTCCTCGTGCGCCACCGCCTCGGCCTCGTACACCACCTTGTAGCCCTGCTCGAGGATGCGCAGCGGAATCACGAAGTCATCGACGATGGTGGACGGCGGCAACTGCGTGAAGAGCGTGCGGCGAATCGCGTACAGCCCGCCGTTGGCGCCCACCACCGAGCCGCGCTTGCCCTCGTAGAACTTGATGAGCGACTCGTAGTTCCAGTACGCGCTCTCCTCGTAGTCCTTCTTCGTCGGGTTGTAGAGCCGCAGCTTGCCGCACACCGCGCCCACCTCTGGATCCTCGAAGTGGCGCACCAGGGCCTGGATGGCCTCCGGCTCGATCATCGTGTTCGCGTCGGACAGGACGATGATGTCCCCCATCGCCATGGGGATGCAGCGGTTGAGCACCGTCGTCTTCCCCGCCCGCGCCGCCGCCGACAGCCGCACCCGCGTGTCCGGGCACTGCTTCACCCGCTCATCCGTCCCATCCGTCGAGCCGTCCGAGCCGATCAGCACCTCGAAGCGGTGCGCCGGGTAGTCCAGCGCCAGGCTGTTCTCCAACTTCTGCTGGATGCAGCTCGCCTCGTTGTAGGCGGCCACCACCAGGCTCACCGAGGGCACCAGCCCCGTCTTGGATTCACGCTCCCGCTTCGCAGCTCGCGTCGAGCGCAGGTTGTAGAACGCCTGCGCGACCCCATCGATAGCCACCAGACACAATGGGTAGAAAAAGTAGGTGTGCAGCAGTAACAGGGCGGCACACCAGAAGAAAACCTCCGCCATCGCCTCGCCTCCCCAGGACCCAGACTTCGGGCTCGGTCAGGGAGCAGCAAAGGACATGCCGGAGCCAAGGGGCGGACTTCCCTCGGAAGCCAAGAGGCGCCCTGCGTCATGGGGCGTGCAAGACTGAACTTCTTCCAGCCCGTCCGGAGGTCGGCCTGAAACCCTGTCAGGGCGTAATCGTGCCCAGGGTGGCCGACCACTGCTGGAGCTTGCGGGCAAGCGCGTGGTTCGGGTTGAGCGCCAGCGCCGTGTCGAGCAGGCTCCGTGCCACGGCCGGCTCCCGCTGCCTTAGCGCCAGCCGCGCTCCCAGCACATAGGCCCGAATGAGGGTGTTGTCCCGCTCCCGGACCTCTCGCAGCGCCTCGGACAGCTCCTCCAGCGCGGAGGGCGGCGAGCCAGCGTTGAGGCCGTACTCTGCCAGCGACAGGGCGCTCCAGTGCGAGGGGTTCTCCACCTTGCGCAGCCGCTCCGCGAGCGCGAGCGCTTGGGGGTTGCCGGTGACGCCCGCGTGGA
It includes:
- a CDS encoding ATP-dependent helicase, whose product is MATRTYTLKVASGAKPALRIDYAALLNEEQLRAVEAGDGPALVIAGAGSGKTRTLTFRVARLLERGIPPEGILLLTFTNKAAREMTRRVEELAGGFVDVRRILGGTFHHAGHVLLRQYAQNLGFSQSFTVLDREDASDLMASCIAERKVSREKRFPRAEVVLDMVSTAINLQRSLSQVMVDDRPQFLPLAEEVLATAVRFQQRKQQMNLMDFDDLLLHLKRLLAEHPAVRAQLVERFQCVLVDEYQDTNRLQGDLVDLLAGERKNLTVVGDDCQSIYSFRGADFTNIIDFPQRYPGCGVYPLTRNYRSTPEILELANASIALNLRQFPKELSAERPSGPPPVVVPTKDVDEQAAFVAQRVLELRDEGLPLEEMAVLYRAHSHSMELQLELTRRGIPFRVRSGVRFFEQAHIKDVLAHLRFAQSSGDELAFKRVVKLVSGVGQATAESLWTAVLGLPPELPVKEKLEHPDVRRHVPRRASSGFARFSSLMARLGRADSTRTPGQLIEDVLTGGYGEYLRDEFGAEGQRREEDLRQLAEYAGRFEDLPRFLSEIALVSEFSAEDAVAAEEPDEFLTLSTVHQAKGLEWKAVFVIWLAEGRFPLVTAIRNPEEEEEERRLFYVAVTRAKDELALTYPLTTNPQDGARIILRQSRFIEELPVGADAPYDRLILEAMETPVLPRLEGAKALPPKPDPESQE
- a CDS encoding HEAT repeat domain-containing protein, yielding MARPLSLAVLLFLTGCASGAFQRARDADTVEAYRDFLREHPKDDLAEAAEARIEELEFARAKKLHTVLAYKRFLEEHPESAHERAARSLLEGLRFNAAKEAGTAAAWRQFLADHPEGAQRDEAKRLLAEAEQKELAVSEDPKQLSAFLREAGDDPRRQEVESKLDDQAFTQAKASGAAKLFGYLRDFPAGRHREEAKVRLLDLEVEGLLVSGLLEEAEARVKTHPLGPQLKDFPERLSRARSAREALANREPLVQAAHVGHYLRALEDLQRALGAPDPLDRWQAAEELGQHVSVRALDPLLNAFRTARNPLIRLRALESLQSVLRGLPRSVAEYEVTARLESMRERAGSAEVYLAIAALLDLSGQLELAATEYQRAFDTGNPDPVVLRRWVQIRQERRQPFSAAVAARQLALWSLEVAREEVVSTEGGVPLASARQLCAASENARFAADVIARVRKDTTEFPEDLNSFERTVTDAVKLSEARLADAELLLRERNPDARLCRDRQVSERLGSAVKERTAALEAVGAKLPKLAPVLLELARDRDPSPEVRAVAASRLSALSSRGD
- a CDS encoding CHAP domain-containing protein; amino-acid sequence: MRYIALLAGMVWMTGCATGAPPPMGGRMAFEAMRYRPATPSAMPRDIPPEREEPAVAVVQTPPAPAPAPAEARPVVAKREESAAPAPTPATSRAQRPEPKKRAQPAPRPVVSRDARETVLATARGLVGKTQVKAAGRTFPSDCTGLVEAAYAQAGISLRGGAKPGDNGVTALYRYAQAHGRVYTGGRPSAGDLVFFRETYDQNRDGRRNDGLTHVGIVDQVAADGTVTVIHRVSRGVMRYRMNLSKPRVAKDPRSGQVINDTLRAPGPGRTFALTGQLFAAYATVLPTPKAAPVAVARR
- a CDS encoding glycosyltransferase family 2 protein; the protein is MAEVFFWCAALLLLHTYFFYPLCLVAIDGVAQAFYNLRSTRAAKRERESKTGLVPSVSLVVAAYNEASCIQQKLENSLALDYPAHRFEVLIGSDGSTDGTDERVKQCPDTRVRLSAAARAGKTTVLNRCIPMAMGDIIVLSDANTMIEPEAIQALVRHFEDPEVGAVCGKLRLYNPTKKDYEESAYWNYESLIKFYEGKRGSVVGANGGLYAIRRTLFTQLPPSTIVDDFVIPLRILEQGYKVVYEAEAVAHEETTEDYGKEFGRRARIAAGNFQSLKMVPGLLLPTAGFPAFAFWSHKLLRWCAPALMAVALLANLFLLDSVFYRLTLFSQAMFYALAYLGKAGVLKGTGKRIASVAYYFVTMNLAIVVGFWRFLRNAQKAAWDRTARPAA